A window from Hymenobacter volaticus encodes these proteins:
- a CDS encoding MFS transporter: MKEQAVADRQPVAKDARSVSATPHPPLAPALVWLMAITCGLVVANIYYNQPLLAEIGRTFRLSESEVSLVATITQVGYTLGLLFVVPLGDKRERKSLILVLILAAALCMAGAASAPSFVILAAASLCIGIFSAVPQLLMPMAASLASDEERGRVVGKVMSGLLIGILLSRTISGYVGAHFGWRTMFWAGAAVMVLLTGILAQMLPRNQPNFQGSYGGLLKSLVTLTRDLPVLRRSALVGTCMFAGFSAFWTTLVFFLESDTYRYGSDVAGLFGLIGATGAFAASFAGKSADRKGPDFGINLGILLFVGAYVLLAFGGYYLVGLVVSVVILDVGQQMTHISNQARIFSLLPEARSRLNTVYMTAAFLGASLGSLSGAWAWTHFHWPGVCGVGLAFGGMAYLLNRFYGRTASVIAPAL, encoded by the coding sequence ATGAAAGAACAAGCAGTGGCTGATCGTCAGCCCGTGGCAAAGGACGCACGTTCTGTTTCAGCTACTCCACACCCTCCGCTTGCCCCCGCCTTAGTGTGGCTCATGGCTATTACTTGCGGACTGGTGGTGGCCAATATTTATTACAACCAACCGCTGCTTGCTGAAATTGGCCGCACCTTCCGGCTTTCCGAAAGTGAGGTGAGTTTGGTGGCCACTATCACGCAGGTCGGCTATACGCTAGGGCTGTTGTTTGTGGTACCACTCGGCGACAAACGCGAGCGGAAAAGCTTGATTTTGGTCCTGATACTAGCGGCGGCGCTGTGCATGGCGGGCGCCGCGTCGGCCCCATCGTTTGTAATACTGGCAGCGGCGAGTTTGTGCATCGGCATTTTTTCGGCAGTGCCTCAGCTGCTGATGCCTATGGCCGCCTCGTTGGCTTCCGATGAAGAACGAGGCCGGGTAGTGGGCAAGGTCATGAGTGGCTTATTGATTGGCATTTTGCTTTCGCGCACAATTAGTGGCTACGTAGGGGCTCATTTTGGCTGGCGCACCATGTTTTGGGCGGGAGCCGCTGTGATGGTGTTGCTCACCGGTATCTTGGCCCAAATGCTGCCGCGGAATCAGCCCAATTTCCAGGGCAGTTACGGTGGCCTGCTCAAGTCCTTGGTCACCCTCACCCGCGATTTACCTGTGTTGCGCCGCTCGGCACTAGTGGGTACTTGTATGTTCGCCGGCTTTAGCGCCTTCTGGACCACGCTCGTGTTCTTCTTGGAAAGTGACACCTACCGTTACGGCAGCGACGTGGCCGGCTTGTTTGGCTTGATTGGGGCTACCGGAGCATTTGCAGCTTCGTTTGCTGGCAAGTCAGCGGACCGCAAAGGCCCCGACTTCGGCATCAACCTGGGTATCCTGCTGTTTGTGGGGGCTTACGTGCTGCTGGCCTTTGGCGGCTATTACTTAGTAGGACTGGTGGTAAGCGTGGTGATTCTGGATGTGGGGCAGCAGATGACGCACATTTCCAACCAAGCTCGCATCTTCAGCCTGCTCCCCGAAGCCCGAAGCCGCTTGAATACGGTGTACATGACGGCTGCCTTCCTAGGCGCTTCGCTAGGGTCGTTGTCGGGGGCTTGGGCTTGGACTCATTTTCACTGGCCTGGTGTGTGCGGCGTGGGACTGGCCTTTGGAGGCATGGCTTATTTACTTAATCGATTTTATGGCAGGACCGCTAGTGTCATTGCTCCTGCGCTTTAG
- a CDS encoding DUF416 family protein yields the protein MLDLSTPSQLPVRHKSVMAALTCEKMQVLYEAFCEVEEWGDPALYQQGIDALYSFGLDGSTVAVDHCLANTQHLSPDLDDFTTPLASYALDASSALTEALLFVAKQEEKYFRNHLAAVTDCIDMFVQMYLELDPNRRDIDEIIRADEYMQQEHERRKRLYAALQNITDITPSVLITLRNLNGTEPIVGLDRLAGL from the coding sequence TTGCTAGATCTTTCGACCCCGTCACAGTTACCAGTTCGCCATAAATCCGTTATGGCTGCGCTTACCTGCGAGAAGATGCAGGTGTTGTACGAGGCCTTTTGTGAGGTAGAAGAGTGGGGCGACCCCGCTCTGTATCAGCAAGGTATTGATGCCTTGTATAGTTTCGGGCTGGATGGTTCAACTGTAGCAGTAGACCACTGCCTAGCCAATACGCAGCACTTATCTCCCGACCTCGACGACTTCACCACTCCCCTGGCCTCCTACGCCCTCGATGCGAGTAGTGCCTTGACGGAAGCCCTGCTTTTTGTCGCGAAGCAGGAAGAAAAATACTTCCGCAATCATCTGGCTGCCGTTACAGACTGTATTGACATGTTCGTGCAGATGTACCTGGAGCTAGATCCGAACCGGCGGGATATAGATGAAATTATCAGGGCCGATGAGTACATGCAGCAAGAGCACGAACGGCGCAAAAGGCTATATGCTGCCTTGCAGAACATCACTGATATAACGCCTAGCGTGCTCATCACCTTGCGGAATCTCAACGGCACCGAGCCTATCGTGGGCCTCGACCGGCTGGCTGGGCTATAA
- a CDS encoding AraC family transcriptional regulator — translation MSHLPAPIALRQADQLTTLVENRTVYALDAFELNVFETHRTAHQIPLSMGNLVLTTMLRGKKVMHLAGRPAFEYLPGESVVVDQNETMLIDFPEADAENPTQCLAVAIPTDTIRQTVDLLNEHHPRVEEHLPWQLDTHDFAHFQNTPELTSTLERLVQLSRDTGRIKDVLATFTIQEMLVRLMQTQARQLIFNNYTQHLTSHRFAHVVQYIKQHLTEQITVEKLSALACMSKATFFRVFKRELGLTPIEYIIQERLTEAKRLLRNPLTSVSDVCFRAGFNNTAYFQKLFKQYEGMTPGLYKKQHAV, via the coding sequence ATGTCTCACCTGCCCGCTCCTATTGCACTCCGCCAGGCCGACCAGCTCACCACGCTAGTTGAAAACCGGACGGTGTATGCTCTCGATGCTTTTGAGCTAAACGTGTTTGAAACGCACCGCACGGCCCATCAAATACCGCTCAGCATGGGCAATCTGGTCTTGACTACTATGCTCCGGGGTAAAAAGGTAATGCACCTAGCTGGCCGTCCGGCGTTCGAGTACCTGCCCGGCGAGTCGGTTGTTGTGGACCAAAACGAAACCATGCTCATCGACTTCCCGGAAGCCGACGCAGAGAACCCGACGCAGTGCCTCGCGGTGGCCATCCCGACGGATACCATCCGCCAAACCGTCGATTTGCTCAACGAACACCACCCCCGCGTGGAAGAGCATTTGCCTTGGCAGCTCGACACCCACGACTTCGCCCATTTCCAGAACACGCCCGAACTGACCTCCACGCTGGAGCGCCTCGTACAGCTCTCCCGCGACACCGGCCGCATCAAAGACGTATTGGCCACGTTTACCATTCAGGAAATGCTGGTGCGCCTCATGCAGACGCAAGCCCGTCAGCTTATTTTCAACAACTACACGCAGCACCTTACTTCTCACCGCTTCGCGCACGTGGTGCAGTACATCAAGCAGCATCTCACCGAGCAGATTACAGTGGAAAAACTAAGCGCGCTGGCTTGCATGAGCAAGGCCACTTTCTTCCGGGTGTTCAAGCGGGAATTGGGCCTCACGCCCATCGAGTACATTATTCAGGAGCGTCTTACGGAAGCGAAACGGCTGTTACGCAATCCGCTTACGTCGGTGTCGGATGTCTGTTTTCGGGCCGGTTTCAACAATACCGCGTATTTCCAGAAGCTCTTTAAGCAGTACGAAGGCATGACCCCCGGCCTCTACAAAAAGCAGCACGCGGTGTAG
- a CDS encoding aldehyde dehydrogenase family protein gives METLEKPTTLVARPQFKSHYDNFIGSKWVAPVKGQYFENPSPIDGKAFCKVARSTKEDIELALDAAHEAFKTWGKTSATERSNLLNKVANIIEENLPHLAAVECVENGKPIRETTLADLPLVVDHFRYFASVIRAEEGNVTELNATTVSMNINEPLGVVGQIIPWNFPLLMATWKLAPALAAGCCVVMKPAEQTPASIMVLMELLQDILPAGVVNVVNGFGLEAGKPLASSPRIQKVSFTGETTTGRLIMQYASENIIPVTMELGGKSPNIFFKSVLDADDDFLDKAIEGAVMFALNQGEICTCPSRMLIQEDIYDEFIARVIERVKAIKLGNPLDMETMMGAQASNDQFEKILSYLEIGKAEGAEVLTGGDAYHQEDGALAEGYYIQPTMFRGHNKMRIFQEEIFGPVVSVTTFKTVEEALEIANDTLYGLGAGVWTRDAHELYEVPRAIQAGRVWVNCYHDYPAGAPFGGYKSSGFGRENHKMMLSHYRQNKNMLISYSQQKLGFF, from the coding sequence ATGGAAACCTTAGAAAAACCCACCACCCTCGTTGCCCGGCCCCAATTCAAATCGCACTACGACAACTTTATTGGCAGCAAATGGGTAGCTCCAGTGAAAGGCCAATACTTTGAAAACCCGTCGCCTATCGATGGCAAGGCATTTTGCAAGGTAGCCCGTAGCACCAAAGAAGACATTGAACTGGCCCTCGACGCGGCGCATGAGGCCTTCAAAACCTGGGGCAAAACCTCGGCCACTGAGCGCAGCAATCTGCTTAACAAGGTAGCCAATATCATCGAGGAAAACCTGCCGCACCTAGCTGCTGTGGAATGCGTGGAAAACGGCAAGCCCATCCGCGAAACCACCCTTGCCGACCTACCGTTAGTAGTCGACCACTTTCGCTATTTCGCTAGCGTAATCCGGGCCGAGGAAGGCAACGTGACGGAGCTAAACGCTACTACCGTGTCGATGAACATCAACGAGCCGCTGGGCGTGGTAGGCCAGATTATTCCCTGGAACTTCCCGCTGCTAATGGCGACTTGGAAGCTGGCGCCTGCGCTGGCTGCTGGCTGTTGCGTGGTGATGAAACCCGCCGAGCAAACGCCAGCTTCCATTATGGTGCTCATGGAATTGCTGCAAGACATTCTGCCCGCGGGCGTAGTAAACGTAGTGAACGGCTTCGGTCTGGAAGCTGGTAAGCCGCTGGCTTCGTCGCCGCGCATTCAGAAGGTGTCGTTTACCGGCGAAACCACCACGGGCCGCCTGATCATGCAGTACGCCTCCGAAAACATCATTCCCGTAACGATGGAGTTGGGCGGTAAGTCGCCGAACATCTTCTTCAAGAGCGTGCTGGATGCCGACGACGACTTCCTCGATAAAGCCATTGAAGGAGCCGTGATGTTTGCCCTTAACCAGGGCGAAATCTGCACCTGCCCGTCGCGGATGCTGATTCAGGAAGACATCTACGACGAGTTTATTGCCCGGGTAATTGAGCGCGTGAAGGCCATCAAACTCGGCAACCCACTCGACATGGAAACCATGATGGGCGCTCAAGCCAGCAACGACCAGTTCGAGAAAATCCTGAGCTACCTGGAAATTGGTAAGGCCGAAGGTGCTGAAGTGCTGACCGGCGGCGACGCCTACCATCAGGAGGACGGTGCACTGGCCGAAGGCTACTACATTCAGCCCACGATGTTCCGCGGCCACAATAAGATGCGCATCTTCCAGGAAGAAATCTTCGGTCCGGTGGTGTCGGTGACCACCTTCAAAACAGTTGAAGAAGCTCTGGAAATAGCCAACGACACGCTCTATGGCCTCGGCGCCGGCGTCTGGACCCGCGACGCGCATGAGCTATACGAAGTGCCCCGCGCCATTCAGGCCGGCCGCGTGTGGGTGAACTGCTACCACGATTATCCGGCTGGGGCCCCATTCGGTGGTTACAAATCATCGGGCTTCGGGCGTGAGAACCACAAAATGATGCTCAGCCACTACCGCCAGAACAAAAACATGCTGATTTCTTACAGCCAGCAGAAACTCGGTTTCTTCTAG
- a CDS encoding DUF779 domain-containing protein: MLPEPTPRVLVTPAAEATIDLLRDEHGPLMFHQSGGCCDGSSPMCFAAGEFRVGTNDIWLGQIHGCDFFMSASQFEYWKHTQLTVDVTKGRGASFSLEIPLGIRFLIRSRLFTEQEASNMAPIYDGEEYLTRPTGANNYL; the protein is encoded by the coding sequence ATGCTCCCCGAACCTACTCCACGCGTACTTGTAACACCAGCCGCCGAAGCCACCATTGACTTATTGCGTGATGAGCACGGCCCCCTTATGTTTCACCAGAGTGGTGGCTGTTGCGATGGCTCTTCGCCTATGTGTTTTGCTGCCGGCGAGTTCCGGGTGGGCACCAACGATATCTGGCTCGGTCAGATTCACGGCTGCGACTTCTTCATGAGTGCCAGTCAGTTCGAGTACTGGAAACACACCCAACTAACCGTCGACGTCACGAAAGGCCGCGGCGCCAGCTTTTCCCTGGAAATTCCGCTCGGCATCCGGTTCCTGATTCGGTCTCGGCTATTTACGGAACAAGAAGCTAGCAATATGGCCCCCATCTACGACGGCGAGGAGTACCTAACCCGTCCTACGGGAGCCAATAACTACTTGTAG
- a CDS encoding DUF4440 domain-containing protein: MKLYFGWLLAAASLASCSTDKKPAEAVNVQTLNQQFIGAWNSRNTAQLDTLLADDIQYSQGETHFKGKSEVSDKWVRATLGTITDLKTYATSSGADTQIAYEAGTFSTEVVPEGPTSPRGEGEGNFILLWKKNAKNAWKLSYVQLEGLPVRVK, from the coding sequence ATGAAACTCTATTTCGGCTGGCTACTCGCCGCGGCTTCCCTGGCGTCTTGCTCCACTGATAAAAAGCCGGCAGAAGCTGTCAATGTTCAGACGCTCAACCAACAATTTATTGGCGCTTGGAATAGCAGAAATACGGCCCAACTGGATACCCTCCTGGCCGACGACATTCAGTATTCGCAAGGTGAAACGCATTTCAAGGGCAAATCGGAGGTATCGGATAAGTGGGTACGTGCTACCCTCGGTACCATCACCGACCTGAAAACCTACGCCACCAGCTCCGGTGCAGACACCCAAATAGCTTATGAAGCGGGTACTTTCTCCACAGAAGTAGTGCCCGAAGGCCCCACCTCACCTCGCGGTGAGGGCGAAGGTAACTTCATCCTGCTTTGGAAGAAAAATGCCAAGAATGCCTGGAAACTCAGCTACGTGCAGCTCGAAGGCTTGCCCGTACGAGTGAAGTAA
- a CDS encoding YMGG-like glycine zipper-containing protein, translated as MKKVSLLLAIVLIFASVFSFNTQAQNRISSHAKGAVIGGLGGAAAGALINKRNRVVGGVVGGAAGAGLGYAIGKNADNKRKAEAARVAAANRAEANRVAAARRAEAQRVAAYNSGLEKGAALAAKPSTAPAGAAALAAGTSAGVMYTLNSSTNQAAFAPTASGLSYLPNASYGDRTSAYPSSEVRRKSW; from the coding sequence ATGAAAAAGGTCAGTTTGCTTCTCGCCATAGTTCTGATTTTTGCTTCTGTTTTCAGTTTCAATACCCAAGCCCAAAACCGTATCAGTTCGCACGCTAAAGGTGCCGTCATCGGTGGTTTGGGCGGTGCCGCCGCTGGTGCCCTCATCAACAAGCGCAACCGCGTGGTAGGTGGGGTAGTAGGTGGTGCCGCTGGTGCCGGCCTTGGATACGCTATCGGTAAGAATGCCGACAACAAGCGCAAAGCCGAAGCCGCCCGCGTGGCCGCTGCTAACCGCGCCGAAGCCAACCGCGTAGCCGCCGCTCGCCGGGCCGAAGCCCAACGCGTTGCCGCTTACAACTCCGGGCTTGAGAAAGGGGCTGCTTTGGCCGCCAAGCCTTCAACTGCTCCTGCTGGCGCTGCCGCCCTTGCTGCCGGTACTAGTGCTGGCGTGATGTACACGCTGAACTCTAGCACCAATCAAGCTGCGTTTGCTCCCACTGCTTCGGGCTTGTCTTACTTGCCTAACGCGTCGTACGGTGACCGTACGTCAGCTTATCCTAGCTCGGAAGTTCGTAGAAAGAGCTGGTAG
- a CDS encoding alpha/beta hydrolase: MSGGGYARLAIDHEGFDVAKRLIEMGVTAFVLKYRLPNDQSQPDKSIAPLLDAQQSIRLVRQRATEFGVNPARIGIMGFSAGGHLASTAGTHFAKPVGQDPTNTSVRPDFLMLIYPVISFTDSLMHGGSRTNLIGKTPTPDQIKLYSNDQQVTIQTPPTFLVHAADDKTVKVQNSLRFYEACLRHGVPVEMHLYPKGGHGFGMNNKTTNDKWVERMQNWFDANGWLTK, from the coding sequence TTGTCCGGGGGTGGCTACGCCCGACTAGCAATTGACCACGAAGGATTCGACGTAGCCAAACGCCTGATCGAGATGGGCGTTACGGCCTTCGTGCTCAAGTACCGTTTGCCCAACGACCAAAGCCAGCCCGACAAAAGCATTGCGCCGCTACTCGATGCGCAGCAATCTATTCGGTTGGTGCGGCAACGGGCTACGGAGTTTGGCGTAAATCCGGCGCGCATTGGCATCATGGGCTTTTCGGCGGGAGGGCACCTAGCGTCTACTGCGGGCACGCACTTTGCCAAGCCCGTTGGTCAAGACCCGACCAATACCTCCGTCCGTCCCGATTTTTTGATGCTGATCTACCCCGTTATAAGCTTCACCGATAGCCTGATGCATGGTGGTTCGCGCACCAACTTGATAGGCAAAACCCCAACGCCCGATCAAATCAAACTGTATTCCAACGACCAGCAAGTAACTATCCAAACGCCCCCCACTTTCCTCGTGCACGCCGCCGACGATAAAACGGTTAAAGTGCAGAATAGCTTGCGGTTTTATGAAGCGTGCCTTCGCCACGGAGTACCGGTCGAGATGCACCTCTACCCTAAAGGCGGCCACGGTTTCGGTATGAACAACAAAACCACCAACGACAAGTGGGTGGAACGTATGCAGAATTGGTTTGACGCCAACGGCTGGCTCACAAAGTAG
- a CDS encoding DUF7825 domain-containing protein, whose amino-acid sequence MPTVLGAALGKLLAAEFVPIQRLTDTLAQARAVSPATDDALRQILDTLLPYLPTTPLRNTRKLIEAYSDVQGRTRQAVPDEVQAQMQEWSRSATLKKAAGSLVHHQVQEGIVLADH is encoded by the coding sequence GTGCCTACAGTTCTGGGGGCGGCACTAGGCAAGCTGCTCGCCGCCGAATTTGTGCCCATACAGCGCCTAACCGACACTTTAGCGCAGGCACGTGCGGTTAGTCCGGCCACCGATGATGCCCTGCGTCAGATACTGGATACGCTGCTACCGTACTTGCCCACCACGCCGCTTCGCAACACTCGCAAGCTCATCGAAGCGTACTCTGATGTGCAAGGCCGCACCCGGCAAGCAGTACCGGATGAGGTGCAAGCCCAGATGCAGGAATGGAGCCGGTCTGCCACGCTGAAAAAAGCAGCCGGCAGCTTGGTGCACCATCAAGTACAGGAGGGTATTGTGTTAGCTGATCACTAA
- a CDS encoding DUF6493 family protein codes for MATTAVDTFEHIIRHQNAAELVNFLLELPKTEIVAVRKKAKSLKRELDQFQQLTSGSWGTVGTPEQRMMLQLTALKTYSRREALSPSFQLDQLSKKYTAFFWTVLEHARPDWLGDLFVQASERNPWSRPDYAFLRELENRQLLEYNPRLFATALPGLLHVLATELSDMEPVPVNALEDITQKLQADTVLLTRDLPLIFDFDTNIDGVYAHVQPRMTIRKWKLAAPMNWHTWSEAHPPQVVQWTDILLGLVASTHLDRTDLLTRCLLALRRDFRRPLLTWFKNLFVALKPTKTERLTRQSELMELLAHPLPQVVNFALDQLKDLWTEAGFESAPLLLYAEGLMMRQDLKIALRTLLGTFEKLLKREPALAPTLAQLTSSALANADAAVQERAAKLLAKILGAKKPLLTATKVTEITDSIGLYADLLAAAPRNLLAPFLPAPAPAASADGSATTYAPQPEFMPDISTATAIAPVRDWHDLLFLTAQVLQYDNPTAWERWLDGLLRLRHQFPENYRLQLRPYLQQALPWVLKNKTEEEVTATLLRYDFSTNGNGQRELTQALLISWATGFARQAIPQVSITDHQYSSPDPLLRVEQQRLSAVENQLRTVAKPLPQISTPSHAPYWVAPTVLVQKLLSYQAANQTPDSADLTLALARTAFRAEADAAVARQQLPQLQHAGLRELLQWFLASASEAAPLPPLATNKSLVKVFTERLSRLIPFRPSSAPIPLLEALPWLWAVAARTRHPYAPLEELRPLADYPGLAAPWQPGWGFKQKSHTYWQTWNTERPQVTQLWQELCVPTLHEGEMPPSPLLLYSLHAQLKRKEHYNIWALEPDLPFLLTMLPNNPDPLYWHVLRTACRTDGQEGRAIMQQVLNSLLGAGLCFNETTSALLAIGLTHQAPFAGRLRWKCCCRRCRRAAWCLQFWGRH; via the coding sequence ATGGCTACTACCGCCGTCGACACATTCGAGCACATTATCCGCCACCAAAACGCTGCTGAGCTAGTTAATTTCCTACTAGAGCTGCCTAAAACCGAAATAGTAGCTGTCCGGAAAAAGGCTAAAAGCTTGAAAAGAGAGCTAGATCAATTTCAACAGCTCACCTCGGGCAGTTGGGGCACCGTTGGTACCCCTGAACAACGAATGATGCTGCAGCTAACCGCTTTGAAAACTTATTCTCGCAGGGAAGCCCTCAGCCCAAGTTTTCAACTCGACCAGCTAAGCAAGAAGTACACGGCTTTCTTCTGGACGGTGCTCGAACACGCACGGCCCGATTGGTTGGGCGACCTTTTTGTGCAAGCGTCGGAGCGCAACCCATGGAGCCGACCAGACTACGCGTTCCTGCGCGAGCTGGAAAATCGGCAATTGCTTGAGTACAACCCTCGGCTGTTTGCTACCGCTTTGCCAGGTTTGCTGCATGTGCTAGCCACAGAACTGAGCGATATGGAGCCGGTTCCAGTTAATGCGTTGGAGGATATAACCCAAAAGCTACAAGCCGATACCGTCTTATTAACTCGGGACTTACCATTGATCTTCGATTTCGATACCAATATTGACGGAGTGTATGCCCATGTGCAACCGAGAATGACCATTAGAAAGTGGAAACTCGCCGCGCCAATGAACTGGCATACTTGGAGCGAAGCGCACCCGCCGCAAGTGGTGCAATGGACAGATATTTTGCTAGGGTTAGTTGCCTCTACCCACCTCGACCGCACCGACTTACTGACGCGTTGCTTGTTAGCACTGCGCCGCGACTTCCGCCGTCCACTCCTGACCTGGTTCAAGAACCTGTTTGTGGCCCTGAAACCAACGAAAACAGAACGACTGACGCGGCAAAGTGAACTAATGGAATTACTAGCGCATCCGCTGCCACAAGTGGTCAACTTCGCGCTCGATCAGCTCAAGGACCTTTGGACGGAAGCTGGTTTCGAGTCAGCGCCGCTCTTGCTTTACGCCGAAGGCCTCATGATGCGCCAGGACCTAAAAATTGCGCTTCGCACGCTTCTTGGCACGTTTGAAAAACTGCTGAAACGAGAGCCAGCCCTCGCCCCTACCCTTGCTCAATTAACTTCCTCGGCTCTGGCCAACGCCGACGCTGCCGTACAGGAACGGGCCGCTAAGCTGCTAGCCAAGATTTTGGGGGCCAAGAAACCTCTGCTAACTGCCACCAAAGTCACTGAAATAACCGATTCCATCGGCCTCTATGCCGATTTGCTGGCTGCGGCACCTCGCAATTTACTCGCCCCTTTTCTGCCCGCACCTGCCCCGGCGGCCAGTGCCGATGGCAGCGCTACTACCTATGCGCCACAACCCGAGTTCATGCCGGATATCTCTACTGCCACGGCAATAGCGCCGGTGCGTGATTGGCACGATTTACTGTTTCTAACTGCCCAAGTGCTGCAATACGACAACCCTACGGCCTGGGAACGGTGGCTAGACGGGCTACTGCGGCTGCGGCATCAGTTTCCTGAGAACTACAGGCTGCAACTTCGTCCTTACTTGCAGCAGGCGCTGCCTTGGGTTCTAAAAAACAAAACCGAGGAAGAAGTGACTGCGACCTTGCTCCGCTACGACTTTAGCACCAATGGCAACGGACAGCGCGAGCTAACGCAGGCGCTACTGATTAGCTGGGCGACCGGCTTTGCGCGCCAGGCAATACCGCAAGTATCCATCACCGACCATCAATACAGTAGCCCCGACCCGCTGCTACGGGTGGAGCAACAGCGGCTATCAGCAGTGGAAAATCAACTACGGACCGTTGCCAAACCATTGCCCCAAATTAGTACGCCTAGCCACGCCCCCTATTGGGTAGCGCCTACGGTGCTGGTGCAGAAGCTCCTCAGCTATCAAGCAGCAAATCAAACGCCAGATTCCGCCGATCTAACTTTGGCGTTGGCTCGCACTGCCTTTCGCGCAGAAGCCGATGCTGCCGTGGCCCGGCAGCAGCTACCGCAGCTCCAGCACGCAGGGCTGCGCGAATTGCTGCAATGGTTTCTGGCGTCAGCCTCGGAAGCTGCCCCACTTCCGCCCTTGGCTACCAACAAATCATTGGTGAAAGTTTTCACGGAACGGCTCAGCAGGCTTATCCCTTTTCGGCCGAGCAGCGCGCCCATTCCTTTGCTTGAGGCACTGCCTTGGCTATGGGCAGTAGCCGCGCGCACCCGCCACCCCTATGCGCCACTGGAAGAGCTACGCCCGCTGGCTGATTATCCGGGGCTGGCGGCGCCTTGGCAGCCAGGTTGGGGATTCAAGCAGAAGTCGCACACGTATTGGCAAACGTGGAACACAGAGCGGCCTCAGGTGACGCAACTGTGGCAGGAGTTATGTGTACCCACTCTTCACGAAGGCGAGATGCCACCTTCGCCTTTGCTCCTGTATTCTTTGCACGCACAGCTTAAGCGCAAAGAACACTACAATATCTGGGCGCTGGAGCCTGATTTGCCGTTTTTGCTTACGATGCTGCCCAACAACCCCGATCCGCTGTACTGGCACGTACTGCGTACCGCCTGCCGCACCGACGGCCAGGAGGGGCGGGCCATTATGCAACAGGTGTTGAACTCGCTGCTCGGTGCCGGCCTGTGCTTCAACGAAACTACTTCCGCGCTGCTAGCCATAGGCCTCACGCACCAAGCCCCCTTTGCAGGGCGCTTGCGCTGGAAGTGTTGCTGTCGGCGGTGCCGACGGGCCGCGTGGTGCCTACAGTTCTGGGGGCGGCACTAG